The sequence TCGCTGCCATCCGTTCGTACTGAAGGAAATGGCTCTGGCCGGTCGTGAGGACAAGGATCAGGCACTGAAAGAGTTCGACGGCCTGCTGCTCAAACACATAGGTTTCGCCGTGAGCAACGCCGCCAGCACGCTCGTGCTGAACCTCGGCTTCGGCCACTTCGAACATGCGCCGGGCGACAAGATCAGTCAGGGTTATTTCCGCGCACTCAATCGTCAGGCAGCGGCATTCGCCATGCTCGCCGACTTCAGCATGATGTTGCTCGGCGGCGAATTGAAACGTCGTGAACGTCTGTCGGCGCGCTTGGGTGATGTGCTGAGTAATCTGTATCTGGCCTCTGCCGCACTCAAGCGTTACCACGATCTGGATTCGCCGGCCTACATGGAACCGCTCTTCCGTTGGGCGATGGAAGAAAGCCTCGGCCAATCGGAACGGGCACTGGATGAGTTGCTGCGCAACTTCCCGAACAAGGTATTCGGCTGCCTGCTGCGAGGCATTGTGTTTCCGTTCGGCCGTCGTCACAAAGGCCCGTCGGACAAACTCGGGGCCGAAGTGGCTGGCGTCATTGGTCGCGCCAAGGGCGATCCGGCGCTGGAAGAACTGCTTGCCGGTTGCTATCGCCCACAGTCTGCAGACGATGCAGTCGGCGCGTTGCAACACGCCAGCGATCTGCTGAATGCCGCACAGCCGCTGCACAAAAAACTGCACACCTCGCTGAAAAGCGGTCAGGTGAAACCGGTCGCGGGCGAACACGCCATCGATGCGGCGCTGGAGGCCGGGGTGTTGCAACCGGTAGAAGCGCAGAGCTTGCGTGATGCCGAAGCGGCGCGACGCAAGGTGATCGATGTCGATGATTTCGACAAAGAAGAACTGAAACAGGCAGAGGGCAAAGTCCGCTGATCCTGACAAGCATGTCCAAGAGGGCGCAGGGGCTTTATACTCCCGCGCCCGTTTTGCTCTTGAGGACTTATCTCGTGTCCAACGTCGTTGCCGACCATCTTGTTTTGCTCGACCACCTGCGCAGTATCCTGGTCGCCGTAGGTGAGGCCGAACAGGTTCCTGAAGAAAGCCATGCCTTGTTCCTGGAGCGCTTCGACGAACTGCTGGCATCGCTGCCGATCGATCCGATCGAAAGCCAATACCTGGGCCAGGACATCCTGACTCAAGTGATTACCCGTTACCCGCAAATCGCCCATCTGATACCGCGCGACTTGCTGTGGTTCTTCGCCGGCGACTGCCTGCACTACCTGTCCGATGAAGAGATCGACATGTATCAGGCCCTCGAAGAGCGTCGCTACGAAGCCGAACAGAACGACGAACCGTTCGACTGGAATCAGGAAAAGCAGCTGATGGCGATGTCCGCTCAGGACAGCAAGCACTGATTTTCGCTCTGCTACGAACAGGCCCGCACGGTGATCCATGCGGGCCTTTTCTTTGCGCGGGCGTTAAAGCAAGCCTTCGCTTTCGGGCAATTCGTACTCCATCGATACTTTGCTCCCTTCGCCCGACTTGCCCGGCTTGCTCAGGGTCGGCTCCTTTTGCAGACACTCCACCAGGAAATCGATAAACACCCGCAACTTCGGTGGCAGATACCGCGTCGGCGAATGCAGCAACCACAGCCCGCCGTGATAGGACGCAAGGAACGTCCAGTCCGGCAACACCTGCACAATCAACTTCTGCTCAAGTGCATAGCGGGCGGTGAAGTACGGCAGGCTGCCGATGCCGATGTGCTGCAACACCGCGCCCAATCGCACGCCGGTGTGATTGGCGGCATAGCGACCGCGCACACCCACCGTCACAGCCTTGCTGCCTTTCTTGAATTTCCAGCGCGCGTCGCTCGGGGTTTCGCCCAGATAGATACAGCTGTGATTGAGCAAGTCATGAGGGTGAGTCGGCGTACCGTGTTCGGCCAGATACTGCGGCGTCGCGCAGAGCAAATGGTCGATCGTCAGTAGCTGTCGACCGACCAGCCCGGCCGGTGGCCGATCCGTGATGCGAATGGCCAGATCAACATGATCGTCGATCAGATCGACCTGACGATCTTCCAGCAGCAACTCGACATCGACCTTGGGATAACGCCGCAGAAATTCCGGCATATGCGGATGAATCACAAAGCGCCCCACCGCTTTCGGCACGCTGACCCGCACCAGGCCTTCGGCTTCATGGGTGAACTGACCGCTGATTTCCATGACGGACTTGGCTGCGCTGACCATTTCCTGACAGCGCTTGAACACCTCCTCGCCGCCGTCACTCAGGCGCAGTTTGCGCGTGGTGCGCTGCAGCAATCGTGTGGCCAGGGCTTTTTCCAGGCGCGAAATACTGCGACTCACCGCTGACGGCGATGAACCCAGTTGCCGAGCCGCTTCAGAAAAGCTGCCGGTCTCCACGACCTTGACGAAAATCGCCATTTCACCGAGCAGCGGTAGCGGCAGATTGATGCTCACAGCGCACAAGTCCTTTGATGTTTGAACGGATTATCACGTTATTACACGATTCATATAATAAAAACAGAAACTTTAATAAGGGCATGGAATATGACGCTTCGCCTCTTTTTCCATAGTGATGACCTCAAGGCCAATGTGGAAGTCCTCGACTGCACGCCCCAAGAGAACGAATTTGCCGTGGTGCTGCGCGCCACATTGTTCCATCCGCAAGGTGGCGGTCAGCCGTGTGATACCGGCTGGATCGGCGAGAGCCAGGTACTGCGTGTAGTGCAGGAGCCGGACCGGATCATTCATTTTGTCGATCGACCGGTGGCGCTCGGCATGACCTGCATCCGCATCGACGAGGAGCGCCGTCGCTTCAACACACGCATGCATTCGGCCGGGCATCTGATCGGGCATTTCGTGCAAGCCCTGGGCTGGACGCCGATCAAGGCACACCACTGGCCGGACGAAGGTCGAGTGCAATTCAAGCCCGGCGATGCCGCGCAGGAAGTCGACGCAGAGTCCGTTCAATACGGCATTGGTCAGTGGATCGAACACGATCTGCCCCGCCTGACCTCGCTGCGCGAAGGTGCGCGGGAGATCGGTTTCGGTGAACTGCCCGCCTACGGCTGCGGCGGCACCCATGTACGTAGCCTGAAGGATCTGGGCACAGTCACGATCGCGTCCCTTTCGCAGAAGAAAGGCACGTTGTCCGTCCACTACAGCGTGGATTGAGCATTCCGGACGTTGCCTCACGCAGCGTCCGACGCCGGGGAACTGCACTCGCAGCTTCCGTAGACTATCGATAGATGGACCTAAAAAAAATGATGCTAGACGTCGAGCGTCTCGATGAGACGTGCATAAAAAAACTGGCCAACGAAGAAGTCCTCGCCATTCGCGTCAAAGGCTTTTTGCCGGAGCCGCTGGCCATTCAGATTGGCGACAAGATTCTCGCTCCAGGCTTTGAGGGTTACATCAACGCGCCGAGTATCGGCCGCATCGGCATGGCTTTTTATGAGGCGGAAAACCAGCCGCTGCTGATCGAGGATTACTTCGAACGCGCTACCAGCAACATCGCTGAACTGCGCAATCGCTGCGCGCCCTACTCCTCACCCATCGATACCTTGCGCTGCATGCTCGACGAATCCTGGCCGGCCGGCGCGCATCTGGAAAATCTTTATGGCCGGAAAATGTATGTCGGCCTCTCACGAGTAGTGAAACCGGGGGTGTGCTTCCTAGCCCATCACGACATTTTCGCCAAGGATGCCCCGGACAGCTTCCAGGCACGCAGCCTGGAGGCGCAGTTTGCCTGCAACGTCTATCTGAACATGCCGACCGAAGGCGGCGCGCTGCAGGTGTGGGACGACGACATCACCCCGGACCAATTCGACGAGATGCGTGGCGACAGTTACGGCATCGAACCGGCGCTGCTCGGCCCTCCCGCCCTCGAAGTGAGACCGCAACCCGGCGATTTCATCATGTTCAATTCGCGGCGCATGCACTCGGTGACCCCAGGCGTGGCCGATCCGCGCTTGAGCCTTTCCTTTTTTGTCGGCTATCGCGGCAATGCTTCACCCCTGACCTACTGGAGCTGAGATGTATTGGAATTATCTGGGCGAGTTTCTGGCGCTGGCAACCATTCACTTTCTGGCCGTGGTTGCTCCCGGCCCGGACTTCGCAGTCACGATTCGCCAAAGCGTACGCTTCGGCCGATTGGTGGGGATCTGCACGGCGCTGGGTATCGGCGCAGGGATTTCCGTGCACGTGCTCTACACGCTGTTGGGTGTCGGGGCGCTGATGCACACCACGCCGTGGTTGCTGACCGTAGCCAAAGTGATTGGCGGTGCTTATATCCTGTATCTGGGTGTCAGCCTGCTGCGCAGCAAGCCAAAGTCAGCCCTTGAAGGTGAAAAAACCAGCGATGAACCAGTTGTTGAGCAGACGCTGTTCAAAGCCTTCAGCACCGGGTTTCTGACCAATGCGACCAACCCCAAGGCCACGCTGTTTTTCCTGGCAATCTTCACCACGATCATCAGCGCCAGCACGCCACTGCAAATCCAGGCCTTTTACGGGCTGTGGATGTGCTTTGTGAATGCGCTGTGGTTTGTCGTGGTTGCGCTGTTTTTCTCGAGCAGTCGGGTTCGAGTGCTGTTCATGCGCATGGGGCATTGGTTCGAACGCACCATGGGAGTGGTGCTGATCCTGTTTGCCGGTCGCTTGATGCTGTCCTGGTAGCAGACGCAAAAACGCAAAAAGGCCCACCGAATCACTTCGGCGGGCCTTTTTCTTTAGCGCTGACAGCACAGCCACAAATCCCGCGCATACAAAAACGCCGCTCTATTGAGCGGCGTTTTTGTGAATATGGAGCGGGAAACGAGACTCGAACTCGCGACCCCGACCTTGGCAAGGTCGTGCTCTACCAACTGAGCTATTCCCGCAATGGCGTCCCCTAGGGGACTCGAACCCCTGTTACCGCCGTGAAAGGGCGGTGTCCTAGGCCACTAGACGAAGGGGACACAGGCTACAACTTTCACTAATAAAAACGCCGCTCACTGAGCGGCGCTTTTAGAATTTGGAGCGGGAAACGAGACTCGAACTCGCGACCCCGACCTTGGCAAGGTCGTGCTCTACCAACTGAGCTATTCCCGCAAATGGCGTCCCCTAGGGGACTCGAACCCCTGTTACCGCCGTGAAAGGGCGGTGTCCTAGGCCACTAGACGAAGGGGACACGCTACCCGGAACACATGGTGTGTGTTTCGGTGTCCAGATCCTTGCCCGAAGACTTGGTTCTGGTTTCACTCAGCACCGCCCGAAAGCACTGCTGTTTAAAATTGGAGCGGGAAACGAGACTCGAACTCGCGACCCCGACCTTGGCAAGGTCGTGCTCTACCAACTGAGCTATTCCCGCATTGGCGTCCCCTAGGGGACTCGAACCCCTGTTACCGCCGTGAAAGGGCGGTGTCCTAGGCCACTAGACGAAGGGGACACACTACAACATTCACTCCCTGCCGCGCTTCGCTGTGTGCTTTACGCTGCAAGTGGCGCGCATTCTATGGATGGATTGAGAGGTCGTCAACCCCTTGATATAAATTTATTTAAATCAATGACTTCGACCTGCTTTACGGCGGCAATCAGGCTTTTCCGTCGCCCGACGATTGACGCCTATATTCCGCCACTCGCCAAGACGCTATAGTCCACCCACAGTGATGGCAATCTGAACCCGCAGCGCCAGCATTCATATAAGCAGCGTGCGGCCGATACAGATTGAACCTGCCGAACCAACCAGTCGAGCGGCGCTAGGCGGTTAAATGCCCAGCCACTACACTCGCATGCGAACCCTATAAAGAGGTCTTACCGGTGACACCACTCATGATCACCCTGCTAGTCATAGCCGGGATCGCAATTCTGATCGCCATTGGCTACATGAACCATGTGGTGGAAAACAACAAACTGGAGAAGGCCCGCACCAAGGTCGAACTCAACGACCGCCTGCGCCGTTGCGGCGAACTGACCGAAACCTTCCCGGGCCAGTTCATGACCCCGGCACTCAAGCTGCTGCTGACCCGTCTGGAACTGAACGTCTGCCAGCGCCTGCTGAACCTGGAAAAAACCAGCGCCACCACCAAAGCGCGCATCACCGAACTGAGCGCCCTGGTCGCCCAAGGCGAATCGATCCCGGTCAACAACCCGCCGTCGCCGATTCTGACCGAAGCCAAAGCCAAAGACGTGCGCTTCCTGCTCGAAGCCCTCCACGGCCAAATCACCCGTGCCGCTCACGACGGCTTCCTGCCACCGAACGAAGCCAAACACTGGATTCGCGAAGTCCGCCATATTCTGGTGCTGCTGCACATCGAGTTCTTCAATAACCTCGGCCAACAGTCCCTGCAACAAAACCAGCCCGGCCAGGCCCGCCTCGCCTTCGAACGCGGCGTGCAATACCTGCGCAAACAGCAGGATCCACAGATGTATGCAGAGCAACTGCAATACCTGGAAAAACTGCTGGCCCGCGCCAACGCCCAAGTCATGGACAAAATCGCACCGGTTGAAGGTGAAGAGAACCAACTGACTGCCGGCCTCAAAGATGTCGAGGCCGATGCGGACTGGAAAAAGAAAGTGATATACGACTGATTGCAGAAGTTGAAAGAGAAGCCACCGAGAGGTGGCTTTTTTGTGGGCTCGCGAGAGTGAACACGATAGACGCCCGGTGAATGTGAGAACGCTTTCGCGAGCAAGCTCGCTCCCACATGGTTTGAGCACATCTGACAGAGATTGGTCGGCTGTCAGGCCGCTTTCGCGAGCAAGCTCGCTCCCACAGGGTTTGAGTACATCCGGCAGAGATGGGTTGGCCGCCAGGCCGAGATCGCGAGCAGGCTCACTCCTACAATGGGATTGAGCACATCTGACAGAGCTTGGTCGGCTGTCAGGCCGCCTTCGCGAGCAGGCTCGCTCCCACAGGGTTTGAGTACATCCGGCAGAGATGGGTTGGCCGCCAAGCCGCTATCGCGAGCAGGCTCACTCCTATAATGGGGTTGAGCAAATCTGACAGAGCTTGGTCGGCTGTCAGGCCGCCTTCGCCGGAACACCGCCCGGAGCAAGCTTGTTCCCACAAAAGAGCAAGAGCAGACCGCGCATCGCTTCTGCTTCTCACCACTCAACAGGATGAGCGTTAGCTCGGCTGCAGCTCTTGATCTTAAGGCCCGTCGGCAGGCTGAGTGGAGGGATTGATCCGGGGGTGGGAGCGCAGCGACCGTTCGACGAAGTCGAACACATCGAGAGGAGGTGCAGCGAAGCAAACCGTAGGCGATGCCCCCGGATCGATCCCGGAGCGAAGGAACCCCGAGCCCCAGCGAGCGGGCCGAACGTCAGGGCAAAGACCTTTGGTTACTTTGGGGCGTTTGCCAAAGTGACCCGCCGTAAGGGCGGAACCCTAATCAGCAACACCCACAGCAACGGATATACACCCAAAACCCCAAGAGCCTGGTCGGCCCAAAGGCCGCCAAGCCCAAAGCGTCAAAGCGTCAAAGCGTCAAAGCGTCAAAGCGTCAAAGCGTCAAAGCGTCAAAGCCGAAAATGCCCAACCATCCCCCGCAACTCACTCCCCAACTGCGCCAGCTCAACACTCGAAGCCGCATTGCCGCGCATCGCGATCGACGACTGATCCGCACTTGCGCGAATACTCGTCACACTGCGATTGATCTCCTCCGCCACCGAACTCTGCTCCTCGGCCGCCGCCGCAATCTGCTGATTCATCTGCTGAATCAACGACACCGCCGCCGCAATACTCCCCAGCGCACTCTCGGTCTGCAACGCATCACTGACCGCCAGCTTCACCAACTCCCCGCTGCTCTGGATCTGCTGCACCGAAGCATGCGCCGCCGAGCGCAGCGCACTGACCAGCCGTTCAATTTCCTCAGTCGATTGCTGCGTGCGCCGAGCCAATGCACGTACCTCATCGGCCACCACCGCAAAGCCCCTGCCCTGCTCACCTGCCCGTGCTGCCTCAATCGCAGCATTCAACGCCAACAGATTGGTCTGTTCGGCGACACTCTTGATCACTCCCAGCACCGTGCCGATATTCTGGATTTCCGCACTGAGGCTTTCGATGCTGGAACTGGCCGATGTCGCCGAGTCGGCCAATTGTTCGATCCGTGCCATGCTCTGGCGCACCACCTGCTGACCACTCTCGACCTTGTCATCCGCCGTCTGCGCGGCCAGCGCCGCTTCTTCGGCGTTGCGCGCAACGTCATGCACGGTGGCGGTCATCTGGTTCATCGCCGTGGCGACCTGCTCGGTTTCCTCCTTTTGGCTGCTGACCTCGAGGTTGGTCTGCTCAGTGACCGTCGACAACGATTGCGCCGAACTGGCCAGTTGCTCGATCCCCGCCTGCAAACCACTGACGATGGTGCTCAGACCCGCGCCCATCTGTTGCATCGCCAGCATCAACTGACCGATCTCGTCGCGCCGGGTCACTTCCACCGTTGCACTCAAGTCACCAGCGGCAATCTGCTGGGCGACCCGAATCACGCTGCGCAATGGCGCGACGATCAGTCGGGTAATCAGCCACGCCGCGAGCAAGCCGACCAACAACGCCAGCGCCGATGAACCAATGATCAACAGCGAGTTTTTCTTCAGTTCCGCCTGCATCGCGCCGTCTTCAGCGACATACGCCTGATTCACCCGCTCGACCACTTGGTCGGCACGCTGGTGCAATTGCTCGTAGACGGTCTTTTCCTGCGCGAGCAATCCGGTGTACTCGGCCAGTTTGTCGTTGAAACCGGCGATATGCCCGGACACTTCATTGAGCACGGTCAGGTAACCCTCGTCCTTGACCGTGGTTTTCAGTTCTTCGGCCTGCGTCTGGGCCTGTGCGGCCTGTTCGATATTGCCTTTGCCGGCACCGTCGGCATCGCCCTTGCGGCTTTGATCCAGACGAATCCGCGCTTCGTTCATTGCCTGCAGCATCAAGCGCGAAACCTGACTGACCTGACTGGCCTGTTCGATGAACTGCGCCCCGTCCTTGCCCTCGGTGTCCTTCAAGGTATATGCACCGTCGTCGGCAAGCCCGGCCTGCAAGACATCAAGATTATTGGCCACACTGGACACCGACCAACTGGCCATTTCCAGCGCGAGGTCCTTGGCCTGAGTCAACGACACAAACTCGTCGAACGCTTTTCGATAAGCGCCGAGCGACTGCTGCACATCATTCATGACCGGCACATTGGCCGCCGACTGCGCTTTGAGCTGATCAGCCAGAGCAACCAGTTCGTCGACGCCCTTACGCAGGGCATCGGCCGTCTTCGGATCGCCTCGCAAGGCATATTCCTGCTCGAGCAGGCGCACTTTGAGCAGGCCACTGTTAAGCGAGGACATCTGTTTCAGACCATCGAAACGATGACTGATGGTTTGCAGGGACCAGACGCCAATGGCCGCCACCAGCGCGGTCAGAAGCAAAACCAATACAAACCCGATACCCAGTTTTTTTGCCATACCGAGGTTGGCAAAACGTCCTTGCATGGCCGAAATCATTGCGCGTAGTCCCCTGCCATTGTCAGTAGAGCGAAGAGTCGCAACGGCCACTCACCCGCACAAGTCTCTGGCGTCGGAATAATGGCAAAAAGCTACGCCCGCGTCGTTTTCAGAACACTTGAGGTCGATCCGCACCGGTGTTGCGGAAAAACTGCCGAGCGCGCGGGTCGCAGGCGTACGCGACGTTAATCCGCAGCCAGTCGCCCGCCTCGCCACTGGGGCTGAAGGCATCCGGCGCTGACAGCAACACGCCACAGCGCTGCGCCTGCCGGCGTATTCGAGAATGATCGGTCATGCGCGAACGCGCCCAGATGAACAGCCCGCCTGCAGGTTTGCCGAAAACCTCCCAATCGGCATCCTCCAGGGCCTGCAAAGCGGCAGCCCGGTCAGCATTCAGGCGTTGACGCTGGCGCTGTACCAGTTTGCGGTAAGCGCCACAACCCATCAGGCTGGCCAGTACCGCCTCGGAAAACCTTGATGCGCCCAAGCCGCTGATCATCTTGACCTGCGCCAGCCGCCTGACAATTTCGCTGTCGGCGAAGACGAACCCGACCCGTAACGAACTGCTGAGGGTCTTGGAAAAACTGCCCACGTAGATGACCCGTCCCTCATCGTCCAGCGCTGCCAGTCGTGTACCGTTACCGGTGTGCAAGTCCGCGTAGACATCGTCTTCGATCAAGCGCACATCGTAGGCTTTGCTCAGTTGCAGGATGCGTTGCGCCACGCTTGGCGACAGGCAACTGCCGGTGGGGTTGTGATGATGACTGTTGATGAACACCGCACCTGGCCGAAACTGTTGCAGCAAAGCCTCCAGTGCGTCGATGTCCGGCCCGGTCGGGGTGCGGCGCACCTCAAGCATGCGCACGCCATGCAGGCGCAGCAGGTCGAACAGCGGCGCATACCCGGGGGTTTCGACCACTACGCAGTCACCGGCCTTGAACAAGGTGCGCACGATAAGATCCAGCGCATGGCTGGCGCCACAGGTACTCAGCAACTGCGAACTGCGGGCCTCGATACTGAACAGCTTGAGGCGTTTGACGATCTGCTCGCGCAACGCTGGAAGTCCTAATGGCGTGCTGTAGTTGAACAGGCTGGCCATGTCGGTGCGAGCCACCTCGCGCAGCGCATAGCTGAGGTCGTCAGGCTCGCGCCAGCTTTGCGGCAGACCTCCGGCCCCCAGTTTCAAGCCGCCTGCGGCCTCGCAGACTGCATCGCACCAGGCAAACCGGCCTTCGAATGGCGCCAGTTCATCCTCTGCACCCAGCATCGCTGGCGCGGCAGCGACGATGAACCCGGTGCCTTGGCATGAGCTCAAAACACCCTGCGATACCAGCCGTTCACACGCCTCGACAACACACGACTGGCTGAGCAGATTGCCTCGAGCAATTTGCCGAACCGAAGGCAAACGGGTAGCCGGCGGCACACCACTTTGCAGGATCCACTCCGTCAGTCCGTCAACAATCTGCTGCACGACCGGCACCATTGCCTGTCGATCAATTCTCAATTCCATGAGCAAGCAAACTCCTGTCCGTTTTGCTGGCGGCAGTAAATCACAGCCGCGCCGGACAGGCTGTGCGACAACGCCGCCAAAAGCGACCGTTCTAACGGTTTGATACACATTGTTTAAGGGGCTTCACGGAACTGACCGTGATTCAAAAAAAAGCCCGCAAGGAATGCGGGCTGTTTTTCCTGAGTTCAGTTCAGAATGCGGTGACTCCGCCGTCCACGGCCAGCGAGTGACCGGTGGTGAATGCTGCACCGTCGCTGCACAGATACAACACGGCACTGGCGATTTCCTCGACTTTGCCGATACGACCGACCGGGTGCATGGCGTTGGCGAACTCGCCCTTCTTCGGATCGGCCTCATAGGCACGGCGGAACATGTCGGTATCGATCACCGCCGGACACACCGCGTTGACACGGATTTTCTTCTTCGCGTATTCAATGGCGGCCGATTTGGTCAAACCGATCACCGCGTGCTTCGACGCCGCATAGATGCTCATCTTCGGTGCCGCGCCCAGCCCCGCTACCGAGGCGGTGTTGACGATCGCCCCGCCGCCCTGCGCCAGCAACAGTGGCAGTTGATACTTCATGCACAGCCAGACGCCTTTGACGTTGACCCCCATGATCGCGTCGAACTCATCCATCGAGCCGTCGGCCAGTTTGCCTTTTTCGATTTCGATGCCGGCATTGTTGAAGGCATAGTCCAGACGGCCGTAGGTATTGATGACCTCGTCCATCAGATTTTTCACTTCGCTTTCGACGGTCACGTTGCAACGCACGAACGTCGCTTCCCCA comes from Pseudomonas sp. RU47 and encodes:
- a CDS encoding PA2817 family protein, translated to MSNVVADHLVLLDHLRSILVAVGEAEQVPEESHALFLERFDELLASLPIDPIESQYLGQDILTQVITRYPQIAHLIPRDLLWFFAGDCLHYLSDEEIDMYQALEERRYEAEQNDEPFDWNQEKQLMAMSAQDSKH
- a CDS encoding LysR family transcriptional regulator, which gives rise to MSINLPLPLLGEMAIFVKVVETGSFSEAARQLGSSPSAVSRSISRLEKALATRLLQRTTRKLRLSDGGEEVFKRCQEMVSAAKSVMEISGQFTHEAEGLVRVSVPKAVGRFVIHPHMPEFLRRYPKVDVELLLEDRQVDLIDDHVDLAIRITDRPPAGLVGRQLLTIDHLLCATPQYLAEHGTPTHPHDLLNHSCIYLGETPSDARWKFKKGSKAVTVGVRGRYAANHTGVRLGAVLQHIGIGSLPYFTARYALEQKLIVQVLPDWTFLASYHGGLWLLHSPTRYLPPKLRVFIDFLVECLQKEPTLSKPGKSGEGSKVSMEYELPESEGLL
- a CDS encoding alanyl-tRNA editing protein produces the protein MTLRLFFHSDDLKANVEVLDCTPQENEFAVVLRATLFHPQGGGQPCDTGWIGESQVLRVVQEPDRIIHFVDRPVALGMTCIRIDEERRRFNTRMHSAGHLIGHFVQALGWTPIKAHHWPDEGRVQFKPGDAAQEVDAESVQYGIGQWIEHDLPRLTSLREGAREIGFGELPAYGCGGTHVRSLKDLGTVTIASLSQKKGTLSVHYSVD
- a CDS encoding 2OG-Fe(II) oxygenase, which produces MMLDVERLDETCIKKLANEEVLAIRVKGFLPEPLAIQIGDKILAPGFEGYINAPSIGRIGMAFYEAENQPLLIEDYFERATSNIAELRNRCAPYSSPIDTLRCMLDESWPAGAHLENLYGRKMYVGLSRVVKPGVCFLAHHDIFAKDAPDSFQARSLEAQFACNVYLNMPTEGGALQVWDDDITPDQFDEMRGDSYGIEPALLGPPALEVRPQPGDFIMFNSRRMHSVTPGVADPRLSLSFFVGYRGNASPLTYWS
- a CDS encoding LysE family translocator, whose translation is MYWNYLGEFLALATIHFLAVVAPGPDFAVTIRQSVRFGRLVGICTALGIGAGISVHVLYTLLGVGALMHTTPWLLTVAKVIGGAYILYLGVSLLRSKPKSALEGEKTSDEPVVEQTLFKAFSTGFLTNATNPKATLFFLAIFTTIISASTPLQIQAFYGLWMCFVNALWFVVVALFFSSSRVRVLFMRMGHWFERTMGVVLILFAGRLMLSW
- a CDS encoding methyl-accepting chemotaxis protein; the encoded protein is MLAMQQMGAGLSTIVSGLQAGIEQLASSAQSLSTVTEQTNLEVSSQKEETEQVATAMNQMTATVHDVARNAEEAALAAQTADDKVESGQQVVRQSMARIEQLADSATSASSSIESLSAEIQNIGTVLGVIKSVAEQTNLLALNAAIEAARAGEQGRGFAVVADEVRALARRTQQSTEEIERLVSALRSAAHASVQQIQSSGELVKLAVSDALQTESALGSIAAAVSLIQQMNQQIAAAAEEQSSVAEEINRSVTSIRASADQSSIAMRGNAASSVELAQLGSELRGMVGHFRL
- a CDS encoding aminotransferase-like domain-containing protein; the encoded protein is MELRIDRQAMVPVVQQIVDGLTEWILQSGVPPATRLPSVRQIARGNLLSQSCVVEACERLVSQGVLSSCQGTGFIVAAAPAMLGAEDELAPFEGRFAWCDAVCEAAGGLKLGAGGLPQSWREPDDLSYALREVARTDMASLFNYSTPLGLPALREQIVKRLKLFSIEARSSQLLSTCGASHALDLIVRTLFKAGDCVVVETPGYAPLFDLLRLHGVRMLEVRRTPTGPDIDALEALLQQFRPGAVFINSHHHNPTGSCLSPSVAQRILQLSKAYDVRLIEDDVYADLHTGNGTRLAALDDEGRVIYVGSFSKTLSSSLRVGFVFADSEIVRRLAQVKMISGLGASRFSEAVLASLMGCGAYRKLVQRQRQRLNADRAAALQALEDADWEVFGKPAGGLFIWARSRMTDHSRIRRQAQRCGVLLSAPDAFSPSGEAGDWLRINVAYACDPRARQFFRNTGADRPQVF
- a CDS encoding SDR family oxidoreductase, which gives rise to MSMTFSGQVAVVTGAANGIGRATAQAFAAEGLKVVVADLDAAGGEGTVALIRTAGGEATFVRCNVTVESEVKNLMDEVINTYGRLDYAFNNAGIEIEKGKLADGSMDEFDAIMGVNVKGVWLCMKYQLPLLLAQGGGAIVNTASVAGLGAAPKMSIYAASKHAVIGLTKSAAIEYAKKKIRVNAVCPAVIDTDMFRRAYEADPKKGEFANAMHPVGRIGKVEEIASAVLYLCSDGAAFTTGHSLAVDGGVTAF